The Atribacter laminatus genome contains the following window.
CTGGATCATAACCAAATAAGGCAATCTTTTTTCGCCCTCTATCGATAAGATGTCGAGTCGCATTATAAGCCGCTTGGAAATTATTTGATACTACCGAATCAATATCCAAATCAGCAATTTTTCTATTCACTTGTACTATCGGAATCCCATTTTGGTAAATCTGTTGTAAAAAAGAACGATTTTGATAAGAGCAAGGAACCACCAAAATTCCACTGATTCTTTTCGCTAAAAATACTCTTAATATTTCTTTTTCACGGTTAGAATCTTCTTCGCTGGAAGCTAATAAAAAACTAAAGGACTTTTGGTGAGCACATTCATTCACGGCTCGAATCATAGGATTATAAAAATTACTCACAATTGGAATTATTAAACCAATAGTTTTTGCATCATTCATTTTGAGAGCGCGAGCCAACGGGTCTGGTATATAGTTTAATTCTTTAATTGCCTGTTCTATTCTCCTCTGAAGTTCAGGCGAAACATAACGACTTCGATTCAAATAGGCCGAAACTGTCGCTCGAGAGACTCCTGCCCGCAAAGCAACATCTTCGCTTGATGGTCTATTTTTCATTTTCTTGTCTCATTTATTAATTTTTTAATTATTATCATCATAAAATGCAATTACTTTTCGAGTAAGTTATTTTCATCCTAATCGAAACCAAGTTCATTTTCATTAATGTCAATGAATACCTTTATAAAAGAATTATTCGGGTCTTCGATAAACCTATAAGCTTCAACCCATTGTTGGAAAGGGAAATGATGAGTTTGAAGAGGTTTAAGAATGATTTTTTTTAACATTATTAATTCAGCTGCTTTTTTAAATTCTTGAAAAGAATACATTAAGCTTCCCAACATGTTGATTTCTTTATCTTGAACGAATACCATATCCACTCGAGGAGGATTTTCATAGACTCCAGCTACGATAACAAAGCCTCCCCTTTCAACTAAATGAATACAAGTATTGAGAGGATTTTCCTTTCCTACACATTCAAAAGCCACTGATGGTGAGGACTTCATAATATCCTTCACTTGATTTTCAAGTCGATCATCAGGAAATATAATTTTAAATCCTAAAATAGAAGCCACTTGACTTCGAAATGGTAACATTTCGGAAATAATAATCTCTTTTGCTCCTCGTAACCGACATACTTGGGCAATTAATAAGCCTATTGTACCTCCTCCAGCAATAAAAACTTTTTGATCTTTGATATTTGGAACTCTATTTACAGTATGAATTGCCACTGCTAATGGTTCAGTCATGGCTGCATCATCTAAACTCACCTCAGAACTATACCGAACTATATAATCTGGATCCACCCGTAGATACTGGTTCCCACCTCCAGGGAGATTTCCGCCAATAAATTGTAATTGATCACATTGAGCAATCAACCCTTGTTGACATTTTGGACACTTGCCACAACCTATTGCCGGTTCAATGGTAACGAAGTCTCCTATTTTATAATCATTTACTCCCTCGCCTACTTCAACAATAAATCCACTTAATTCATGCCCTTGTATCAAAGGGAAAGAAACCAGAGGGTGTTTCCCTTTAAATGCGTGAATATCCGAACCGCAAATTCCTATGCGAACTATTTTAACAACGACTTTCCCAGGAGCTATGACCGGCCTATTGATTTCTCGAAATTGAAGTTGATGGGCTTGAGGAATATAAGCCTGACAAGCTTTATCCATTGTTATTCTCCTCCTTCAAATTCTAAATTAGCTAACTCTACAATATCCATAACCTGCATTGAGGGAAAATCTTTTTCTATAAAAGACTGAAATACCGTTTTACAATTTTGGCAAGCAGTAATTAAAACCTGTGATTTTTCTTCTAAAACACTGTTCATTCTAACTTTTACTATTTTTTGAGAAAGTTCTGAATCGATAAAAAACTGAATTGAACCAGCACCACAACATTCTGCTTTTTCTCGGGAATGGAAAAGTTCAGTGGGCGCTTGACCAACAATGTCTCGAACAACGAAACGAGGTGCATCAAAAATTCCTAATTTCCTTCCGAGCTGACAGGGATCATGATAACTTACTGATTTTAAAGATACTTTATGATGAAAAATCAAGCTACGGTCTAAAATTTTTTCTTGTAGAAATTGTGAAACGTGAAGAATTTGTATATCTTTTGGAAAAGATAACTGCCAATTGGGGTAAATTTCACGGAAATTGCGAAGACAGTGTGGGCATCCGGTGAGAATTATCCTCGGATGAATCTCCACTAACTTGTCATAGGTTTTTTTGGCTTGTTGCTTTGCTTCCTGAGTATAACCCAAATCATAAAGCGGCATCCCACAACATTCCTCATTCTCCATTCGCATCCAACTGACTCTGCAGTGTTCAAGCATATTCTCAGTTGCACTTATAATCTCAGGATGATAATAACGGGTTGAACATCCAGGAAAATAAACAATTTCAGGATGATGTTGATTTTCTGGCCGAGAATTCAATTTATTATCCGAATCATTTCCGAAGGGCGATCCAGTCACTTGAATTGATTGAAGAACATTTTTCACTTTTTGAGGTTCTCGGTTTTTTTCAACTATGTCTTCACGTGCATGGCGAACTAATTCATCTTCCGGCCAGTGAAATTCACAATCTTCTCGACATAATCCACACTGTGAACATTGATAGAATTTCTTTACAAAGTCATCTGTCCAGTCTCGAATCCCATCTGATATTTCAGAAAGCATCAAAGCATAGCCACGAGGAGTATGAGAATCGAGCTTGGTTGCCAAAAAAGTTGGACAAGCATGTCGACACATGAAACAAAAACGGCAATTTTTAATAACTTCTCTTACATGATCTATACCCATTTGTTATTCTCCTAAACCTAATTTTCCCGGATTGAGTAAAGATTCAGGATCTAAAGCTTTTTTAATAATTTGAGAAAAATTATAATTTTCTTCTGAAACATCTTGCATAAACCGGCTGAACCGCATGCCAATTCCATGATGTTCATTCACCACTCCACCATTTTGAATGGATGCTTGTACACAAATATCTAAAATTTGGTTATAAAGACGAATTGCCTTATGAGGATTGCTGGGAAAATCTTTCAAAAGAAAGGTCGGATAAAAACTGGTTCCCCAATCATACCAATGGGAAAAATGAGCGTGGAAGATCGCATTCCATGGCTTGAACCCTTCTTCAACTCCTTTTTTCATCTCCCAATAAATAGTTTCAATTTTTTCATAAGGGGCAACGGTATCCATGACGGCTGTCATCCAAGGTTCGCAAATATAGTCTAAGGGAGGATAATAAGAACGATAACGGTTATTCCACCAGTTTATTGCTAACTTTTCTCCTAAATCTTCTCCTTCATTTTGTTCAAGTATTAAATAAGAGACTTCCTCTTGAGCTTCAACAATTTTTTTCATTCCATCAAATCCAATAATGAGGACACATCCTTCTTTTTCTAAACCATACTGTTTTTGAAGAATATGCCTGGTATCGTATTCATCGTATAAACGCAACAGACATGGATTAAGTCCTTTAACCATAATTTGTCTTCCGGCTTCGATCCCCTTCTGCAGGTTGGAGAGAAGAAAAGCCCGGAAAGATCGTTTCTCAGGAAGATAATAGATTTTACAGAGGGCTTCGGTTATGATTCCTAAAGTTCCTTCGGCTCCAAAAAAAAGTCTTGAATAATCGGGGCCAGTAGAGTGTAAACGTACTGGTAAGCTTTTAAATAAATTTCCATTGGGAAGGACTACTTCTAATTGATGAACCATATCACTCATCTTTCCATATTTTGAGGAAAGAACACCAGTCCCATTGGTACTAATAAAACCGCCTAAGGTAGAAGTATTAAATGAAGCTGGGAAATGATTCATAGTATACCCTTTGCGATTAAGAAACTCTTCTAAATGTTTCTGTAGAATTCCAGTTTGAACCCGTACAGTCATGGAGCGTTCATTAAGTTCGATAATTTTATCCATTCGTTTTAAATCGATCACTAATCCTCCATACAGAGGTATTGATCCACCCCCATCTCCTGCTCCCCCACCTCGAGCCAGATAAGGAATTTTATTTATTAGACAAAATTGAACTATCTTCTTGACTTGTTCAGTGTTTTCTGGAAAGACAATCACCGAGGGCTGGGGAAAATTATTTTGTTGGAAAAAGCAATAACGAGTCATCCACCAAACATCGATAGACTGTACATCTTTTTCTGATTGATCGGTTATCACATATTCTGAACCAACTATTTTTTCCAATTCATACCATTGATTTTTTTCTAAACATCCACTTTTTTTCATGATTCAGGCTCCTGATATTTTATAAAGCGCTCGATATAAATTCCCAGTCAGTTGGTATCCCAGCTTTCTTAGCTATGGTAAACATCCACTCCATAGTTTCGACTTCTTCTTCAATAGAAGGATTGGGTTTCTTCCCAAATTTTACACAATCG
Protein-coding sequences here:
- a CDS encoding FAD-binding oxidoreductase — encoded protein: MKKSGCLEKNQWYELEKIVGSEYVITDQSEKDVQSIDVWWMTRYCFFQQNNFPQPSVIVFPENTEQVKKIVQFCLINKIPYLARGGGAGDGGGSIPLYGGLVIDLKRMDKIIELNERSMTVRVQTGILQKHLEEFLNRKGYTMNHFPASFNTSTLGGFISTNGTGVLSSKYGKMSDMVHQLEVVLPNGNLFKSLPVRLHSTGPDYSRLFFGAEGTLGIITEALCKIYYLPEKRSFRAFLLSNLQKGIEAGRQIMVKGLNPCLLRLYDEYDTRHILQKQYGLEKEGCVLIIGFDGMKKIVEAQEEVSYLILEQNEGEDLGEKLAINWWNNRYRSYYPPLDYICEPWMTAVMDTVAPYEKIETIYWEMKKGVEEGFKPWNAIFHAHFSHWYDWGTSFYPTFLLKDFPSNPHKAIRLYNQILDICVQASIQNGGVVNEHHGIGMRFSRFMQDVSEENYNFSQIIKKALDPESLLNPGKLGLGE
- a CDS encoding zinc-dependent alcohol dehydrogenase, whose protein sequence is MDKACQAYIPQAHQLQFREINRPVIAPGKVVVKIVRIGICGSDIHAFKGKHPLVSFPLIQGHELSGFIVEVGEGVNDYKIGDFVTIEPAIGCGKCPKCQQGLIAQCDQLQFIGGNLPGGGNQYLRVDPDYIVRYSSEVSLDDAAMTEPLAVAIHTVNRVPNIKDQKVFIAGGGTIGLLIAQVCRLRGAKEIIISEMLPFRSQVASILGFKIIFPDDRLENQVKDIMKSSPSVAFECVGKENPLNTCIHLVERGGFVIVAGVYENPPRVDMVFVQDKEINMLGSLMYSFQEFKKAAELIMLKKIILKPLQTHHFPFQQWVEAYRFIEDPNNSFIKVFIDINENELGFD
- a CDS encoding LacI family DNA-binding transcriptional regulator; the protein is MKNRPSSEDVALRAGVSRATVSAYLNRSRYVSPELQRRIEQAIKELNYIPDPLARALKMNDAKTIGLIIPIVSNFYNPMIRAVNECAHQKSFSFLLASSEEDSNREKEILRVFLAKRISGILVVPCSYQNRSFLQQIYQNGIPIVQVNRKIADLDIDSVVSNNFQAAYNATRHLIDRGRKKIALFGYDPGSLANYEKKTGYDTALKEYKLPNLTIQIQEHNFQNFRENFKTFINSNNIDGLICTTQTKTNVALSILNEKKMRIPEEVAVVGFDDTPWSSLLQTPLTVISENTHQMGIMAAQMLLDRIEAKEKRLPEHIVLEDELVIRDSS
- a CDS encoding (Fe-S)-binding protein — protein: MGIDHVREVIKNCRFCFMCRHACPTFLATKLDSHTPRGYALMLSEISDGIRDWTDDFVKKFYQCSQCGLCREDCEFHWPEDELVRHAREDIVEKNREPQKVKNVLQSIQVTGSPFGNDSDNKLNSRPENQHHPEIVYFPGCSTRYYHPEIISATENMLEHCRVSWMRMENEECCGMPLYDLGYTQEAKQQAKKTYDKLVEIHPRIILTGCPHCLRNFREIYPNWQLSFPKDIQILHVSQFLQEKILDRSLIFHHKVSLKSVSYHDPCQLGRKLGIFDAPRFVVRDIVGQAPTELFHSREKAECCGAGSIQFFIDSELSQKIVKVRMNSVLEEKSQVLITACQNCKTVFQSFIEKDFPSMQVMDIVELANLEFEGGE